The following is a genomic window from Candidatus Cloacimonadota bacterium.
AGGGGGTTGGTGACGTCGAGGATCTTGAGCCCGCCCTGGCCGAGGGCGAGGTAGAGCAGGTTGTCTTTCAGTTCGAGGTCGCGGATATCGTTGGAAAGGCGGGTTTGGAAGATGAGGCGGGGGTGGTTCATATCCGAGGCGTTGATGGCGAGGAGCTTTTTCCCGGCGCCCAGCCAGACGATGTCGCCGTTTTTGGCCATCACGGTGGCGTCGGAGATTTCGTAATTTACACCCATGCTGACGGGAAACTGGAGGTCGGAGATATCGACGGTCACCAGCCCGAAGTCGTTTAGGGCCCAGAGATAGGGATATTCGGCGATGAAATCGCGGACGCCCCACTTTTCGGAAAAGGTGCTTTTAAGCTCGCGCATCCCGCCTTTGCCGATGTCTATGATGTCGATTCCTTTGAAGCGGTCGGCTACATAGAGCATCGAGCCTTCGCGGGTGATCTTGTTGCCGGGCACGGTGTTCGTGAAATAGATGGTGCCGGGGTAGGAAAGGGTGTCCACGGTGGAAACGAGGTTGGCGGGTTCCTGGCTACAGATGTAGATTTGGTTCCCGCCCAGCATGTTCACGTCCTCAATGATGTATTGGGAGCGGAAAACGGCCTCGAGGCGCGGCGACCAGGGATTGAAAATGGAATGTATCCAGATAAAGTTCTGGTTGCGGAGGATAACCTGGTCTTCCTGGAAGTCGATATTATATGGCTGGATCGCGGTTTCGTGGACCAGCAGATGCGGGACGCGGAAATCGACGGCAACCGCGGACGCGCAGAAGGCAAGGGCCAAAAAAAGCAGCAGAGTGTGTTTCATTTGTCACTCCTTATTGGATGTGAGGCAGCTTTGAAGGCTGCGCAGTATATACAAGGCAGGCGGGCGTTTCCTGCATCATTTGATCAGTTGGCGGATGATGTCGGTAGAAGTCATGCCCTCGGCTTCGGCGGCAAAGGATATCAGCACCCTGTGGGTGAGCACGGGCAGCGCCACAGCCCTCACATCCTCTTCCGAAGGGGTGAGGCGGCCGTCAAGGGCGGCTCTGGCTTTGGCGCCCAAAACCAGATACTGGCTGGCACGGGGGCCGGCACCCCAGTTGATCCATTTGGCTAGGCCGGGGTCAAGCTCGGGATTCCCGGGGCGGGTGAGGCGGGCCAGCTTCACCGCGAATTCCAGGACGTGGGAACTGAGAGGCATGGCGCGGATGGCGGACTGGAAGGCGATTATCCGCTCCGCCGAAAGAAGGGGGCGCGGCTCTTCCGCAGCGGCGCCGGTGGTGTTTTGTACGATGGTCAGCTCCTCCTCATAGGAGGGATAGCCGATGTTGATGTAGAGCATGAAGCGGTCGAGCTGGGCTTCCGGCAGGGGATAGGTTCCTTCCTGTTCGATGGGGTTTTGGGTTGCCATCACGATGAACGGCAAATCCAGCGGACGGGTCACGTTTCCGCTGCTCACCTGGTATTCCTGCATCGCCTGGAGCAGGGCGGCCTGGGTTTTGGGCGGGGTGCGGTTGATCTCGTCAGCCAGGATGATATTGGCAAAGATTGGGCCCTTGATATATTGAAATTCC
Proteins encoded in this region:
- a CDS encoding MoxR family ATPase, whose amino-acid sequence is MNSEAMIGKIEELKSVKQGLLAEIRKVIVGQDDVVEKVLMGLFANGHMLIEGVPGLAKTLLISTIAKALNLSFGRIQFTPDLMPSDITGSDILVSLSGGERREFQYIKGPIFANIILADEINRTPPKTQAALLQAMQEYQVSSGNVTRPLDLPFIVMATQNPIEQEGTYPLPEAQLDRFMLYINIGYPSYEEELTIVQNTTGAAAEEPRPLLSAERIIAFQSAIRAMPLSSHVLEFAVKLARLTRPGNPELDPGLAKWINWGAGPRASQYLVLGAKARAALDGRLTPSEEDVRAVALPVLTHRVLISFAAEAEGMTSTDIIRQLIK